A window of the Vigna angularis cultivar LongXiaoDou No.4 chromosome 3, ASM1680809v1, whole genome shotgun sequence genome harbors these coding sequences:
- the LOC108326131 gene encoding F-box protein PP2-A15 isoform X2 — protein sequence MGASLSSLGANGSTVGPGLGDIPESCVACVFLYLTPPEICNLARLNRAFRGAASSDSVWEAKLPRNYQDLLDLVPPERHRNLSKKDIFALLSRPLPFDDGHKEVWLDRVTGRVCMSISARAMAITGIDDRRYWNWIPTEESRFHTVAYLQQIWWFEVDGEVTFPFPADIYTLSFRLHLGRFSKRLGRRVCNYEHTHGWDIKPVKFELSTSDGQQASCEYCLDESEIDDTYGNHKRGYWIDYKVGEFIVSGSEPTTQVRFSMKQIDCTHSKGGLCVDSVFIIPSDLRERKRKCILK from the exons aTGGGCGCGTCGCTGTCGAGCCTCGGCGCCAACGGTTCGACAGTCGGTCCGGGCCTCGGCGACATTCCGGAGAGCTGCGTGGCGTGCGTGTTCCTCTACCTCACGCCGCCGGAGATTTGCAACCTCGCTCGCCTTAACCGCGCGTTTCGCGGCGCCGCCTCCTCGGACTCAGTCTGGGAGGCCAAGCTGCCGCGCAACTACCAGGATCTGTTGGATCTGGTCCCGCCGGAGCGCCACCGGAATCTCTCGAAGAAGGACATTTTCGCGCTCCTCTCACGGCCCCTGCCCTTCGACGATGGCCACAAG GAAGTGTGGCTGGACAGAGTCACTGGAAGGGTTTGCATGTCGATTTCGGCGAGGGCGATGGCGATTACTGGAATTGATGACCGGAGATATTGGAATTGGATTCCTACTGAAGAATCTAG GTTTCACACTGTGGCGTATTTGCAGCAAATATGGTGGTTTGAAGTGGATGGGGAGGTAACATTTCCATTTCCTGCTGATATTTATACTCTCTCCTTCAGGCTTCACCTTGGACGGTTTTCCAAAAGGCTTGGACGGCGTGTCTGTAATTATGAACACACCCATGGTTGGGATATAAAACCTGTGAAATTTGAATTGTCTACTTCAGATGGGCAGCAAGCATCATGTGAATACTGTTTGGATGAAAGTGAGATTGATGATACATATGGAAATCATAAGCGTGGATACTGGATAGATTATAAGGTGGGTGAGTTTATTGTCAGTGGATCAGAGCCTACAACTCAAGTTAGATTTTCCATGAAACAGATTGATTGTACACATTCCAAAGGTGGCCTTTGTGTAGATTCTGTATTTATTATACCAAGTGATTTGAGAGAGCGCAAGAGGAAATGCATTTTGAAATAG
- the LOC108326131 gene encoding F-box protein PP2-A15 isoform X1, which produces MGASLSSLGANGSTVGPGLGDIPESCVACVFLYLTPPEICNLARLNRAFRGAASSDSVWEAKLPRNYQDLLDLVPPERHRNLSKKDIFALLSRPLPFDDGHKVGGALQEVWLDRVTGRVCMSISARAMAITGIDDRRYWNWIPTEESRFHTVAYLQQIWWFEVDGEVTFPFPADIYTLSFRLHLGRFSKRLGRRVCNYEHTHGWDIKPVKFELSTSDGQQASCEYCLDESEIDDTYGNHKRGYWIDYKVGEFIVSGSEPTTQVRFSMKQIDCTHSKGGLCVDSVFIIPSDLRERKRKCILK; this is translated from the exons aTGGGCGCGTCGCTGTCGAGCCTCGGCGCCAACGGTTCGACAGTCGGTCCGGGCCTCGGCGACATTCCGGAGAGCTGCGTGGCGTGCGTGTTCCTCTACCTCACGCCGCCGGAGATTTGCAACCTCGCTCGCCTTAACCGCGCGTTTCGCGGCGCCGCCTCCTCGGACTCAGTCTGGGAGGCCAAGCTGCCGCGCAACTACCAGGATCTGTTGGATCTGGTCCCGCCGGAGCGCCACCGGAATCTCTCGAAGAAGGACATTTTCGCGCTCCTCTCACGGCCCCTGCCCTTCGACGATGGCCACAAGGTGGGTGGTGCTCTCCAG GAAGTGTGGCTGGACAGAGTCACTGGAAGGGTTTGCATGTCGATTTCGGCGAGGGCGATGGCGATTACTGGAATTGATGACCGGAGATATTGGAATTGGATTCCTACTGAAGAATCTAG GTTTCACACTGTGGCGTATTTGCAGCAAATATGGTGGTTTGAAGTGGATGGGGAGGTAACATTTCCATTTCCTGCTGATATTTATACTCTCTCCTTCAGGCTTCACCTTGGACGGTTTTCCAAAAGGCTTGGACGGCGTGTCTGTAATTATGAACACACCCATGGTTGGGATATAAAACCTGTGAAATTTGAATTGTCTACTTCAGATGGGCAGCAAGCATCATGTGAATACTGTTTGGATGAAAGTGAGATTGATGATACATATGGAAATCATAAGCGTGGATACTGGATAGATTATAAGGTGGGTGAGTTTATTGTCAGTGGATCAGAGCCTACAACTCAAGTTAGATTTTCCATGAAACAGATTGATTGTACACATTCCAAAGGTGGCCTTTGTGTAGATTCTGTATTTATTATACCAAGTGATTTGAGAGAGCGCAAGAGGAAATGCATTTTGAAATAG
- the LOC108325703 gene encoding putative homeobox-leucine zipper protein ATHB-51 yields the protein MEWNGSTRRYVPRPDSSFGFLYNYNYTPYPGIEVKQQSIAESSSSMEKMNCGNQDKKKRLTTDQLDSLESSFQKEIKLDPDRKMKLSKELGLQPRQIAVWFQNRRARWKNKQLEHLYDSLKQEFDVISKEKQKLEEEVMKLKGMLREQASRTQVSTGYTEISGEETVESTSEALRCSKRRTLQQQQHHHHHHQNIGEGNCSFTLEDYNTVPVLPYWPGVPYYP from the exons ATGGAGTGGAATGGAAGCACAAGACGTTATGTTCCTCGACCAGACTCTTCCTTCGGCTTCCTTTACAACTACAACTACACACCATACCCAG GAATTGAAGTGAAGCAACAAAGTATAGCAGAGTCAAGTTCGTCCATGGAAAAAATGAACTGCGGGAACCAGGACAAGAAGAAGAGATTAACGACTGACCAGTTGGACTCGTTGGAGAGTAGTTTTCAGAAGGAGATAAAGCTAGACCCTGATAGGAAGATGAAGCTTTCCAAAGAGTTAGGGCTTCAACCTCGCCAAATTGCTGTTTGGTTCCAAAATAGGCGTGCAAGGTGGAAGAACAAGCAACTCGAACACTTGTACGATTCACTTAAACAGGAATTTGATGTCATATCCAAGGAGAAACAGAAGCTAGAGGAAGAG GTAATGAAGTTGAAGGGTATGCTGAGAGAGCAAGCTTCTAGAACACAAGTGTCAACAGGTTACACAGAAATCTCTGGAGAAGAAACAGTAGAAAGCACGTCAGAGGCTCTGCGTTGCTCCAAACGGAGAACActgcagcagcagcagcatcatcatcatcatcatcagaaTATTGGAGAAGGAAACTGTTCTTTCACTTTGGAAGATTACAACACAGTTCCAGTACTACCCTACTGGCCTGGGGTCCCTTACTATCcctaa